The Aedes aegypti strain LVP_AGWG chromosome 1, AaegL5.0 Primary Assembly, whole genome shotgun sequence sequence cactgattaTAGTGATAAATTATGTGCTAAgtatactgctgtagatgaccgttcttacgtatagattgtactGTATGTAGAGGATGTATATCCTtaaagactatgttaaggcacctaatgaaggctcaagtgacatgtgccaaacggagctaCGTGTGGGGAagtaaaaaaaacgattttatagtttgggatggaaagcaaagttttctgtatatGTGATAATGATAAAATGTAttagttagtgaaagaaagagtggatgagttaatcagagagtttataagatgtaaaaATTCCTATAttgactcttccagctgcagacTTGACaaaaactcatctgcgaattcaaggttattctgcggagtaattatttaactcaaaattcattacacaaatcttcacacgatttgacatttctttggacttggtaagcaaaatcatgatatttgatacatcgcaaattaagttttagaacctccaacatatttgccacttgctcCGAAGAACCAGTAATCCGGAATAAGCCAGTTTGTGGCGAGGTCATCCAGAAtctcttgaactattcttcttttgacttgatttgcaaattcatgaagtttaatATATCACAAGATAGGTCTCATAATCGCCGATATAATGACCACTTCCTCTagggaacagggtatccaaaacaacctgtcatgttatcaagtcatccaaaaatgtttgaattacCTTTCTTTAGctttgatttgggaatttatgaagtttgatgttacCAGCAAGGTTTCGGAGCCGACAATTTAGCGGCAATTTCCCCCTGGGAACCGAGAActcggaacaatccgacatgtggtcacgTCATTCAAATACCTGTGAACCACCTTTAGACttgaattcatgaaaattggtAAGTCGCAAgtcaggtttcagattcgccgaTATAATggccaccagtgaaccggtattcggagcaacccagcatgtggccaagtcatccaaaaccggttgaactatttttatttagtcttggtttgctaaatcatgaagttgacttgtcgcaagccatggactctaaGTTAAAGTGATCACTGATTCATCAAGTGGGATTACCTCAGTAGTCTTCGTGACGAATAcaaaattacggtaaatttcAATCGTTGACCGCGGTTTCAAAAACTAGAATAATTGTGTGAtcattcttgaaaattcaactgttctcaattgaaaaactgatgggaaataatatatagatattgaaaatttcaatcaaatttggcatcaggctcgcatgaatgatgaatgcattccgTTAGTACAtacacataaaacaggttgtgttccacataggatgtaaagccaacgtaagaagatattcaaaacgattttcccaaacaacagctaattaaaaactgcgtactgaatattttgttctagATCAGCGCTGCGAATTGTTtagtgtgactgttatgcgtagaaatacagtagtgggacagttatgcgtagaaattcatcaatgggacaaattgacttggcttgcttttcattgagtttgcgAACAAAGTTcatttttggtaagtgttttctaaaactatacgtaaaaataaactgtttgatgacaaaaagtcaaaatgcacaaaaagtaacatgggacaattatgcgtataacggcagtacaggtcggactcgattatccggagtatttttgcctccggataatcgaatcctccgaacaatcgaatcctccggataatcgaatcctccggataatcgaatcagtaagaaaaacattgaaatcttcgataaaagaacttaaatattatcttttctcgttattttatttatatgatgcagtggcgtagccagaaattatttctagaatACTAGGGATcttcacaagaaaaaaaaaatgtttaccagcatacaaaaaaaaaaacactttttcaaaccccccttttctgaaatacgttcaaaactggaaaaaccattcatgttgtatattgcaataccaaattatctcagatttatgcacaaaaattgaaaaacaagaacatcaaaaaataaattatggataatcgagtctaaaattccggataatcgaatcctggATAATCAAatcaccggataatcgagtctccagATAATCGAATCCGACCTGTACATGCTAAATgcagtaaatttttttttttttttttcattaatgcatatcgcatacccttactgcGTGCGTTCGTGCGTTTGCTTTTCGTTCCAAAGTCGGGCGCTGTAAATTTTATGGTTTAATTTTTTCTCTTAATTTTTTGCACCATGGCGCAATGGTCAGCGGATTAAAGTAAAATAAAGAACCGGTGGCATGATGGGATGGAGCGATAAAACCCCGTGCTTGATTAATTGGGGGTGCGATCGAAAGTGCTGATTTTATGATAATGTTCAATGCTCGTGTCAGATCGAAGTAAACGGATAATAAAAACGAGGGGTGCAATTGATCGGTCCCCGGATAAATTAGGGGCTATTTattaagataaaactgataatTATGCACATGTATGCCTGAAGGAGGCGAATGGGGTTCAATTCAATTGATTAGTGGAGCCCTTCGCTTTGTTCTTGTTGCTCAGATACATGTTGAAGTAGAAGTAGTACTTTTGCTTCTCTGGATCTGAAGCGCCCTGGTCCTTTGTGTTATCGGCACATGCTTTAACCACCACTTCACACTTCTGCTTGGGACACACAGGGCACCCCAGAAGGGCATCCGCTGAAGGTTCCTCGGTGCTGGGGATGTCCTGATCGCACTTGAAGTGGAACGTAATCGGGTAGGCGTTCATCCGGGATCCGAAGCTGATGTACCTCACGTCCAGTGGTCCTTGATCGTCAAAGACGTTCAACAGAGGCTTCCGATCGTTGTCATCCAGCGTGATCGTGATGTTACCTTCCTTCAAGATTCGGAACCTTATCTTGAACTTATCTCCTGGGAACAACTTATCCTTTGGACTGTGATACGCTCGCATCTTGATCGTCTCCCTGTAGATCACCGTGTAGACATTGCCCAGCCGAATCTCGTACGTCCGGGCAAAGTCCGGATACTCAAAGGAACGATCATTGTTCGAAAGCAACATAGCGATCTCCTCCTCAAAGTTCCGGACCTCAATGTACATGTGAAAATCAACGGGAACATCCTCCGATCGCACGTTACCGATCTCGTCCAGCGCCCAGTACTGATCGTACGTCCCCGTTATATCCGTGTGCTGGAGACAGTTCGTTGGCACTTCAGATCACATCGAAACACCGAAAAACGTGAAACAATCTCAGCTTAATTTTCGCTCAAAAAGGATTAAACgtcaatttcagcaacaaaaaaTTACCATCAACGGCCGCTTCGAGCTGGCCACAAATCGCCAAACAAATGATCGCCATTAATCTGCCTAACGGCATTCGAGCGGATTTCGGCCGCGACACCATTTTTCGACTGCGGACTTCTTCGACATTCGCGTGTGACACAAACCGAGAAATAGAACTTCTAAATTGAGCCCCGCACTACGATCGAGTTggccgagtttttttttcttatcagTGTTTTATTACAAGAGCACAACGCGGAACAAGGCAAAGTGTCGGCTTCCATGTGTCCCGATTTATCGTTCATAGGGGGGCGGCTGCTGCGAAATTTCTTCCGCGCTTCTAATTCTAAACTATATGTGTTTGCTGGGTGCAAATCGAAGATTTATGATTCTCTAGTCTAGCCGCGTCGTCGTCGAGGCGTTGGTGACTGTGCGTAGGAATGTAGTCTATATTATAGTATAGATATCGAGAGAAGTGGCGCAGTGCTTTATACAAATGAAGATATCAATCATCGGGTCTAATGAATGTAAATGCGGTCAAAAGATCCTAAtccttttccagaaatttccttcTTCTAATGGGAACCATCAATCTTGGTTTTTAGAAAACAAATACGTTTGTCGGAAGCATCATTTGGAGTACCAATTAATGAATTTAAAGCTCCTTCGTTGAAACATTTTTATGATAGCTTTTTAGATTAGCACAAATGAATTGATTCCGAATAAttgccatggtaaaatttatGCTATGACTGAAATCATTATCCTATCATTATTCCAATGATGAAACGCGAGATTCTGGTTTCTGCGTACAGGTTCTTTATCgcgaatttgtttaaaatcgaGTATTTATGAAATGCTTAGTTCTCTATTCTGATTTAGAAGTGAATCGTGAAGTAAGATTTGTGTTGATTACAATTGGGTGAAGAGCTACTTGGCCTCTTTCATGATTCAAATGGCATTGGCATTTCTCGGATGAAttgtttgaaactttgcaatacgacgcattaatttcatttatttagttaacatctaaacagataacacagAACAGATAGCCATCCAAGAACAATAAGCAATTTTCGGCTAGAGTACGGGAAAATGTGTAGAAGAGTAGgcgaataaaacattgtttgccCAATTTGAATTTACAGTACAGGATATTGACGTTAGTCTCGTCTAAAAAGATCTACTCCGCTCGTATAAGTTATTTGACGTTATGTAAACGTCGTTGATTTGCCAGCACAGTAAGCCTTGCATCAAGAAGGTAGTgtaggtgtaccagtattcACCACCATAaggtaaaatatgttttataaataaatcaaaagacctttgATTACCGTTAATACGTTGAACGAAAGCTTCCAGTCCATGTTTAGCAGAAAAATATAAGCACTggtcagaaaatttgtttttgttttgagaattgTGGTGACGAGTTGACGACGGTACGAGGGTGACGAGTTGatcacttgcaccagtattatgccgtgttttttttttatatcagtaTCTGAATTCGTCATTTAAGTTTATTCTTTTATTTATGGTGGTGAATTCAGGAACACcatggtgcaaaggagcaaacgttctgaggattttttttttctaatattttctgagaaaaaaatttaaatttcttagaATGTTTCCGTACGATTTCAAAACGATTTGACTAACACTCAACGATTTTTGCTCATGTGTttcgtaaaacggtatataattcgGGTGGTGAATACCGGTTCATCTTCCCTACATAAATCAAAATATATGCCAACAAAAGCCCGATAGGCTCCGAAAGGCAAACAAGAACGATTCCCCGCTGTTGGgtttaaattttctttggaaatgtGTATAAAATGGTGTGGTAACTGGTAactggtaccgttttgattcatattacggacacttaaggcctcagtgaagtataacccagcttggaccatacaaaataaatcattctgtatgattttttagcgttatcgagcgtcggaagcccttaactttcggatggtgggtaaagaatacgttttgattcatattacggacacttaaggactcagggataTATAacacagcatagagcatacaaaataaatcattctacaTGATTCCTTAGCgatatcgagcgtcggaagccctttactttcgaacggtgggtgaagaatacgcttccgcaacttcaataattttaaa is a genomic window containing:
- the LOC5579001 gene encoding uncharacterized protein LOC5579001: MVSRPKSARMPLGRLMAIICLAICGQLEAAVDVPTNCLQHTDITGTYDQYWALDEIGNVRSEDVPVDFHMYIEVRNFEEEIAMLLSNNDRSFEYPDFARTYEIRLGNVYTVIYRETIKMRAYHSPKDKLFPGDKFKIRFRILKEGNITITLDDNDRKPLLNVFDDQGPLDVRYISFGSRMNAYPITFHFKCDQDIPSTEEPSADALLGCPVCPKQKCEVVVKACADNTKDQGASDPEKQKYYFYFNMYLSNKNKAKGSTNQLN